The proteins below are encoded in one region of Deltaproteobacteria bacterium:
- a CDS encoding HD domain-containing protein, which produces MFSSPDACQGLSPRKAMTASTLLNLHQFAESLGNAVDAKDHWACAHSEEVAIISQILALSMGFPPHVAEIIHLAGHLHDIGKIGIPDAILQKPGPLTREEFAIIKRHPIIGEAIVKPVKVLNGQSGVARMIRHHHERYDGSGYPDHLAGSLIPVGARILAVADSLSAMLQNRPYKAAMTFEDAEREIMTQSGVMYDPRVVEAFCKSRDHIHSWIMGMRGEVLAAG; this is translated from the coding sequence ATGTTTTCGTCACCGGATGCCTGCCAGGGTCTTTCCCCGCGCAAGGCCATGACCGCGAGTACGTTGCTCAACCTGCACCAATTCGCTGAATCCCTGGGAAACGCCGTGGACGCCAAGGATCATTGGGCCTGCGCCCATTCCGAGGAAGTGGCGATCATTAGTCAGATTTTGGCCCTGAGCATGGGGTTCCCCCCGCACGTGGCCGAGATCATCCATTTGGCCGGCCATCTGCATGATATCGGCAAGATCGGCATTCCCGACGCCATCTTGCAGAAGCCCGGTCCGCTGACCCGCGAGGAATTCGCCATCATCAAGCGGCATCCGATCATCGGCGAGGCCATCGTCAAGCCGGTCAAGGTGCTGAACGGGCAGAGCGGGGTGGCCCGCATGATCCGCCACCACCACGAGCGTTACGACGGGTCGGGCTATCCCGATCACCTGGCCGGGAGCTTGATTCCGGTGGGCGCGCGGATTCTGGCCGTGGCCGACAGTTTGTCCGCCATGCTGCAGAACCGTCCGTACAAGGCGGCCATGACCTTCGAGGACGCCGAGCGGGAAATCATGACCCAGTCCGGGGTCATGTACGATCCCCGCGTGGTCGAGGCCTTTTGCAAGAGCCGCGACCACATTCATTCCTGGATCATGGGCATGCGCGGCGAGGTTCTGGCCGCGGGCTAG